The Kineothrix sp. IPX-CK genomic interval ATATACCGTGCCTTCGGGAACGAAAAAGGCTTCCACTTTTGCGGAATCATAGGAAAAGTCTTCTTCTATATCCTGCTGTTTTCCAAGCAATAAAATAAGATCAGATGCCGCAACTCCGAATTCTGAATTGCGATGATACTCCATCGCGTTCAGCTTGTTGTTCGTGCCGTTGCAATATCCAAGCTGTATCTCCAGCCCTCCGAAGAGACTGTTCTTGATGTCGTCAGCTACAGGCAGTTTTTCAAGCTCCGCAATTGACGGATAATATACGACCGCATCTGCCGGCGCATCTGTCTCTTTCATGGCGCTTATCAGCTGTGCGACGTCAAATCCATCGAAAACCTGTCCGTAGGCTTTATATGCCTCATCCATAATCGATTGAATCTTCACCTTGTATCACTCCTCCTATTCTTCTATAAAGATGTTTATTATAGTTTTTATTATAGGACTTTTTTTTGCTCTTTTCTACCAATAACTTGTCTATTTCATAGCACTTTCTTGCCTTTTTCTCATTTCTCTTCTATATTTGTCCGGAGATATTCCAAAACGGGATGAAAAGGCCTTCGCAAAGCTTCTCGCATCGGGGAATCCGTTGTTCTCCGCTATCTTATTTACCGATTTGTCCGTATTCAAAAGCTCCTTAAAAGCATACTCCACCCGCACGTTTAAAACATAGGTCTTATAGTTCACATTCGCATATTTTTTAAAGATTCGGGACAGGTAGGTAGAGGAAAATCCGAAGATTTCCGCCACATGTTCGAGTGTTATATCTTCCCTGAAGTGATCCTGTATATAGGAAGTGATCTTGAACAGTTTTTCCATCTGTCTGCTCTGCTTCATCCTCTCCTTGTCCACATTTGTCTCCCGATAACGTGTCAGGAGGAAATGCATCATTTTATAGTAATCGCTCAGCACCTCCAGCTCATAGCCATACCTTTTTTCCGCATATGCCGTGTACATCCGGCGAATGAGCCTCACGAACTGCGCGTCCTCTTCCTTGTAGCCCTCAGAGGTATGACGGAAGAGAAGATATTCTTCTTCCTTATATTTGTGGAATTCCTCCGGAGGAATCTGCAATACAATCGTGAAATTCTCCTTCGATACGTCAATGGAGTGCACCTCGTTGGAATTGACGATAATAAATTTTCCTCTGGACAGCCCGTAATAAGAGGTATTGATATAAAAATCAATTTCTCCTTCGAAAACGAGGAATATCTCTATACTGTCGTGCCAGTGCTTCGTCACGCGGTAATTGCCGTTTCTTCCCTCAAATATGAACATTTTAAATGGGAGGTCATCGTTGGGTAATACGAGCTCACGCTTTAAGTCCATGCTTTCTCCTGCTCCTTTTTGATGTGGTAAATGGTAAATATATATACAATATTCTAGCATGTATATAAGGCACTATCAACACGATAGCTATAAGTTCTATGCCGTTATAATAAAAAAGCTGCCGATTAGTTTTTTAACCAATCGGCAGCTTTTTTATTATTTCGTCCTACAAAAGTTCTTTCAAAAGTTTATTCACCATACCCGGCTCCGCTTTGCCCTGCATCGCTTTCATCGTTTGTCCCACCAGGAATCCGATCGCCTTTTCTTTGCCGTTTCGATAATCCTCGACAGATTGAGGATTGGCGTCTATTACCTCTTCTATCGTCCTGCGCAGTGCGCCTTCGTCGTTTACCGTCTTCAAGCCCTTTTCTTCTATATATAACTGCGGGTCAATATCGGTATCGAACATTATCTCGAATACTTCCTTCGCTACGGAGCTGTTGATCACCTTTTCTTCCGTGAGCCCGATAAGCTTTGCCAGATTCTCCGGAGAAAAGCGGATGTCTTCCGGCTCCATGCCATTCTCCTTCAGCAAACGAAGGGTTTCTACCATAAGCCAGTTCGCCGCTTTTTTCGGCTGCCCGCAAAGAGCTGCAGTCCTCTCGAAAATATCCGCCATGTGTTTGGATCCGGTAATAATATCTATATCATAATCAGGAATATCGTACTCCTTTTTATAACGTGTTATCTTCTCCGCCCGCATTTCCGGTTGTGTTTCTTTAATCCGGGCTATCCATTCATCGCTGACCCTGATAGGGACAAGGTCAGGATCAGGAAAATACCGGTAATCCTGAGCGTCTTCCTTGCTTCTCATCGCATAGGATTCTCCCTTATTATCATCCCACCTTCTCGTCTCCTGAATCACTTCAGCTCCTGCCTCCAGAAGGTCTATCTGTCTTTCCCTTTCGCCCTCCACGGCACGTTTTATTGCACGGAAGGAATTCATGTTTTTCATTTCTGTTCTCGTTCCGAATTCTTTCGCACCAACTTCTCTAACGGACAGGTTCACGTCAGCCCTCATGGAACCCTCCTGAAGCTTGCAGTCGGAA includes:
- a CDS encoding DUF4867 family protein: MKIQSIMDEAYKAYGQVFDGFDVAQLISAMKETDAPADAVVYYPSIAELEKLPVADDIKNSLFGGLEIQLGYCNGTNNKLNAMEYHRNSEFGVAASDLILLLGKQQDIEEDFSYDSAKVEAFFVPEGTVYEMYATTLHYAPCSASGKPFRNVVILPAGTNTELEASDRVYPEDKLLTAKNKWLIAHADAAIEGAVNGIRGENIAL
- a CDS encoding AraC family transcriptional regulator translates to MDLKRELVLPNDDLPFKMFIFEGRNGNYRVTKHWHDSIEIFLVFEGEIDFYINTSYYGLSRGKFIIVNSNEVHSIDVSKENFTIVLQIPPEEFHKYKEEEYLLFRHTSEGYKEEDAQFVRLIRRMYTAYAEKRYGYELEVLSDYYKMMHFLLTRYRETNVDKERMKQSRQMEKLFKITSYIQDHFREDITLEHVAEIFGFSSTYLSRIFKKYANVNYKTYVLNVRVEYAFKELLNTDKSVNKIAENNGFPDARSFAKAFSSRFGISPDKYRREMRKRQESAMK
- the gatB gene encoding Asp-tRNA(Asn)/Glu-tRNA(Gln) amidotransferase subunit GatB, with product MAKQYETVIGLEVHVELSTKTKIFCGCSTAFGGAPNTHTCPVCTGMPGSLPVLNKQVLEYAIAVGLATECTITQHCKFDRKNYFYPDNPQNYQISQLYLPICRNGKVEIETEGGSKTVGIHEIHMEEDAGKLIHDEWEECSLVDYNRSGVPLIEIVSEPDMRSAEEVIAYLEKLRLTLQYLGVSDCKLQEGSMRADVNLSVREVGAKEFGTRTEMKNMNSFRAIKRAVEGERERQIDLLEAGAEVIQETRRWDDNKGESYAMRSKEDAQDYRYFPDPDLVPIRVSDEWIARIKETQPEMRAEKITRYKKEYDIPDYDIDIITGSKHMADIFERTAALCGQPKKAANWLMVETLRLLKENGMEPEDIRFSPENLAKLIGLTEEKVINSSVAKEVFEIMFDTDIDPQLYIEEKGLKTVNDEGALRRTIEEVIDANPQSVEDYRNGKEKAIGFLVGQTMKAMQGKAEPGMVNKLLKELL